Sequence from the Nocardia cyriacigeorgica GUH-2 genome:
CGGTGCCACATCTGCCCGATCTCACGGTGCTCTCTCCCGGACTGATCGTCGGCGCGGCGGCGGTCACGGTCATCGTGCTCGTGCAGGGCGCGGGCGTATCGCAATCGGTGCCGAATCCCGATGGATCGCATGCGGATCCGAATCGCGACTTCCGGGCCCAGGGTGTCGGCAATATCGCCGCCGCGCTGTTTCGCGGCATGCCGGTCGGCGGCTCGGTCGGCCAGACCGCGCTCAACGCCACCGCCGGGGCACGCACCCGCTGGGGCGCGATCTGGTCCGGCATCTGGATGCTCGCCATCCTGGTGGTGTTCGCCCCGCTCGTCGGTGCAGTACCGATGCCGACGCTGGCGGCCGTGCTGATCCTGGCCGCGTTCGGCGCGATGGATCCGGTGCGGCTCTCGGCGATCTGGAGCAGCGGATCGACCTCCCGGATCGCGCTGGCCACCACCTTCCTGGCGACGCTGCTGCTGCCGGTCACCGCCGCCGTTGGCGTCGGGGTGGCGCTGTCGCTGCTGTTGCAGCTCAATCGCGAAGCCATGGACCTGAAGGTGGTGCGGCTGGCGGTGCGCGGCGATCATCTGGTGGAAGAACCCGCACCGCGCCGGTTGATCGACGGCGAAATCGTCATCCTCGACGTGTACGGCAGCCTGTTCTACGCTGGCGCCCGCACCCTGCAAGCGCGTCTGCCCGATCCGAAGGGCGCCGACTCGCCGACGGTCATTCTCCGGCTACGCGGCCGCACCACCGTGAGCGCGACCTTCCTTGCCGTAGTCGCCGATTACGTGCGCCGCCTCGACGAGGTGGACGGAGCGCTCTACCTCAGCGGCGTGGATCCGCGGGTGCGTGACTTCTGGACCGACGAACTGCTCGACAAACAGGGCGTGCGACTGGAATTCTTCCCCGCCACCCCGACCATCGGGGAGTCGACGCTGGCCGCTTACGCGCAGGCCCGGCTGCGTTCGGCCCGGCCGGGTGACTGAGTGGTTTCACCCCGAACGCATGAGGTGACCGGCCATCGCCGCTGCCTAGGGTGAGCTGCCGCGGTCGTACCGAGTCGAGGAGCCGAGCATGGCGGACTTGTTGGTGGCGCTGCTGCCGGAGATGACCGGCCTGGTCGTCACACCCGGCGCGATCGCCGGATGCATCCTGCTGCTGCATTCCCGGCGCCCGGTCGGCAACGCCCTCGCATTCGGTGGCGCCTTCTTCGCCGTCTACGCGCTCATCGCGATCTCTGCGCTGCTGGGTGGCGCCTCCGATCCCGGCTCGACCTCCAAGGATGTCTCGCACGGCACGGGGTTGGTCGTCGGGCTGCTGTTCCTGCTCGCGGGTTTGTGGGTGCTGTTTCGCCGCCCGGCCGACCGGGTGCGCACCGAACCGCCGAAAATGCTGCGGGAACTCGAAAGCAGCGGCCCGCAGCGCGCATTCGTGATCGGCATCGCTTTGGCTGTACTCAATCCCAACCTGTTCCTGATGATGTCGGGTATGAGCGCCATCTCCAGCTCGGACGCGAGCCCG
This genomic interval carries:
- a CDS encoding SulP family inorganic anion transporter, which gives rise to MRGLPRRLRAVLPRERMRKADVLAGLSGAIGSVPDGMAAGALAGVSPVHGLYGSMAGRLFGSFTTSTRLMVVTATSASALAAGSALTGVAPEDRAAALTMLTLIAGVMMILAAVLRLGRYTRFVSHSVMTGFLIGVSANIVFGQLAQLTGVPADDDLAVMKAVHVLTHPGQIDFASLTVGVTAFALLVGLGRTRFRLFGSLAALVVPTLIVVVFGWDSVARVSDVGQIPTGFPVPHLPDLTVLSPGLIVGAAAVTVIVLVQGAGVSQSVPNPDGSHADPNRDFRAQGVGNIAAALFRGMPVGGSVGQTALNATAGARTRWGAIWSGIWMLAILVVFAPLVGAVPMPTLAAVLILAAFGAMDPVRLSAIWSSGSTSRIALATTFLATLLLPVTAAVGVGVALSLLLQLNREAMDLKVVRLAVRGDHLVEEPAPRRLIDGEIVILDVYGSLFYAGARTLQARLPDPKGADSPTVILRLRGRTTVSATFLAVVADYVRRLDEVDGALYLSGVDPRVRDFWTDELLDKQGVRLEFFPATPTIGESTLAAYAQARLRSARPGD
- a CDS encoding GAP family protein, producing MADLLVALLPEMTGLVVTPGAIAGCILLLHSRRPVGNALAFGGAFFAVYALIAISALLGGASDPGSTSKDVSHGTGLVVGLLFLLAGLWVLFRRPADRVRTEPPKMLRELESSGPQRAFVIGIALAVLNPNLFLMMSGMSAISSSDASPSAALGATALLLLAASLDFLVPIAVYVIAGHRAQRWLDAMQIWMIRNSRPMTLAVLFGFGALFAVRGIVDLAG